A genomic segment from Candidatus Brocadia sinica JPN1 encodes:
- a CDS encoding DUF433 domain-containing protein, producing the protein MPTQRTTSGKRLDHPYIATDPGIAKGSPVISGTRIRVIDIAIEYDRIGLTPDQIIDAHPHLTLEAVHDALSYYYEKRDFFDEEIKKKMKAIEKIARKKPSILKKVRG; encoded by the coding sequence ATGCCTACTCAACGAACGACATCAGGTAAAAGATTAGATCATCCATATATCGCCACTGATCCTGGGATTGCAAAAGGGAGTCCTGTGATTTCTGGTACAAGAATACGGGTAATAGATATAGCGATAGAATATGATAGAATTGGTCTTACTCCTGACCAAATTATAGACGCCCATCCGCATTTAACGCTTGAAGCTGTACATGATGCGCTTTCATACTATTATGAAAAAAGAGATTTTTTTGATGAGGAAATTAAGAAAAAAATGAAGGCTATTGAAAAAATTGCCAGAAAAAAACCATCAATCTTGAAAAAAGTACGTGGCTAA
- a CDS encoding DUF5615 family PIN-like protein, with amino-acid sequence MAKLAFYTNESVNVAVAEGLKRRGVKVVSARDSGNLGLSDKEQLDYAARNNFVIVTHDDDFLAMAMKFEHTGIAYVHQQKYSVGGLIRGLKLLWDIAEQKDMVNHVEFL; translated from the coding sequence GTGGCTAAGCTTGCATTTTACACAAACGAGAGCGTTAATGTTGCAGTTGCAGAAGGTTTAAAAAGAAGAGGGGTCAAGGTTGTATCTGCCAGAGATTCAGGCAACCTGGGGCTTTCAGATAAAGAGCAGCTTGATTATGCAGCAAGAAATAACTTTGTTATTGTAACACATGATGACGATTTCCTGGCAATGGCAATGAAATTCGAACATACAGGAATTGCGTATGTACATCAGCAAAAGTATAGTGTGGGAGGCTTAATACGAGGGTTAAAACTGCTTTGGGATATCGCAGAACAAAAAGACATGGTAAACCATGTAGAGTTTTTATAG
- a CDS encoding type II toxin-antitoxin system HicA family toxin has protein sequence MGILSNISGKEATKIFQKFGYVLDHQTGSHMILYHESRPTLSIPNHKELAPGLLRGLIRKSGITVDEFLKVK, from the coding sequence ATGGGTATTCTTTCCAACATTTCTGGTAAAGAAGCAACGAAAATTTTTCAGAAGTTTGGCTATGTCCTTGACCATCAAACCGGCAGTCACATGATATTGTATCATGAGTCAAGACCAACCTTATCGATTCCTAATCATAAGGAATTAGCGCCTGGTTTATTAAGGGGATTAATAAGGAAAAGCGGGATAACTGTTGATGAATTCTTAAAGGTTAAGTAA
- a CDS encoding class I SAM-dependent methyltransferase has translation MIEKIKHALRKEQFQPGILALFFNPYYFSRKGLFRHISLWAPLITGRTLDVGCGTKPYEKLFLSTTSYIGLELDAVANRKNKKADYFYTGTTFPFQNDEFDSIIVNEVLEHVFSPSDFLSEIYRVLKPNGILLMTVPFVWDEHEQPFDYARYSSFGLKHLLEKSGFEVIEYRKSINDIRVIFQLLNCYIYKKTFTKNVFVNLFTTFFLMSPFTILGELLSKVLPKNEDLYLDSIILLKKKKTV, from the coding sequence ATGATTGAGAAAATAAAGCACGCATTAAGAAAAGAACAATTTCAACCAGGAATTCTGGCACTTTTCTTTAACCCATATTATTTTTCTAGAAAAGGCTTATTTCGGCATATTTCCCTATGGGCTCCGCTCATTACAGGAAGAACTTTGGATGTAGGTTGTGGCACGAAGCCTTATGAAAAGCTTTTTTTAAGTACAACAAGTTACATTGGTCTCGAGCTCGATGCCGTTGCAAACAGGAAAAACAAAAAAGCCGACTATTTTTATACTGGAACTACCTTTCCGTTTCAGAACGATGAATTTGACAGTATAATTGTCAATGAAGTCCTTGAACATGTTTTTAGTCCATCAGACTTCTTAAGCGAAATATACAGGGTATTAAAACCGAATGGAATACTACTTATGACAGTTCCATTTGTCTGGGATGAGCATGAACAACCTTTTGATTATGCACGCTACTCTTCTTTTGGTTTGAAACATCTATTAGAAAAATCTGGTTTTGAAGTAATCGAATATCGAAAAAGCATCAACGATATCAGAGTGATCTTCCAACTGCTTAATTGTTATATCTATAAAAAAACATTCACAAAAAACGTGTTCGTAAATCTCTTCACTACATTTTTTTTGATGTCTCCTTTTACTATTTTGGGAGAATTACTTTCAAAGGTGTTACCAAAGAATGAAGATTTATATCTGGATAGTATAATTCTATTAAAAAAGAAAAAGACGGTATGA
- a CDS encoding glycosyltransferase family 2 protein, which translates to MNTSVSKISVIIPVYNEKNTVMDLIKRVCLVDLPINKEIIVVDDGSTDGTRELILEIIKHQTDQNNLIKFF; encoded by the coding sequence ATGAACACCTCTGTTTCAAAAATATCTGTTATTATACCCGTCTATAACGAAAAAAATACCGTAATGGATTTGATAAAAAGAGTATGCCTCGTTGATCTTCCAATAAACAAAGAGATAATTGTTGTGGATGATGGTTCAACAGACGGTACAAGAGAATTAATACTTGAAATAATTAAGCATCAGACTGATCAAAATAATCTTATAAAATTTTTTTGA
- a CDS encoding type II toxin-antitoxin system HicB family antitoxin, with protein MKFKVIISYDSEYDGYVVDVPELVGCMSQGKTLDEALNNIKDAIRGWLEVEKKHGRFEVIEEKEVFLGEVTV; from the coding sequence ATGAAATTTAAGGTTATAATAAGTTATGACTCAGAATATGATGGATATGTAGTTGATGTGCCTGAACTTGTTGGATGCATGAGTCAGGGCAAGACATTAGACGAGGCATTAAATAATATCAAAGACGCAATCAGGGGGTGGTTGGAGGTAGAAAAAAAACACGGGAGATTTGAAGTCATAGAAGAAAAGGAGGTATTCCTGGGAGAGGTTACTGTTTAA
- a CDS encoding type II toxin-antitoxin system VapC family toxin, which translates to MELKLITLLKGAESIFIDTSPFIYYIEEHEKYIEAVDPLFSHISQGRIIGYTSFITLSEVLTKPIEEKNKKLVCKDEDLLTNSKGLILTDMDKNITVESAKLRVKYRMKIPDAIQVTSGLINGAKVFITNDSNLKKIKEIKVIVLEDIIK; encoded by the coding sequence ATGGAATTAAAGCTTATCACACTATTGAAAGGAGCCGAATCGATTTTTATAGATACTTCACCATTCATCTATTATATTGAAGAACATGAGAAATACATCGAAGCCGTAGATCCTTTATTTTCCCATATAAGTCAAGGCCGTATTATTGGATATACTTCGTTTATTACTCTCAGTGAGGTTTTAACTAAACCTATAGAAGAAAAGAACAAAAAACTTGTGTGTAAAGATGAGGACTTGCTGACTAATTCAAAGGGGCTGATATTGACTGATATGGATAAAAATATAACAGTTGAAAGCGCCAAACTGAGAGTAAAATATAGGATGAAAATACCAGATGCAATCCAGGTAACATCTGGACTGATTAATGGAGCGAAGGTATTTATAACGAATGATAGTAATTTAAAAAAGATTAAGGAAATCAAAGTTATAGTACTCGAAGATATTATTAAATAA
- a CDS encoding DegT/DnrJ/EryC1/StrS family aminotransferase yields MNNFQAEPAELIQQEIAAVEKVIKSGWYILGNEVRNFESAWASRCGISYAVGVGNGMDAIEIGLRALNIGPGDEVITTPMTAFATVLAIIRAGATPVLADIDPITALLDPASVERCLSSHTRAMLLVHLYGQVRNMDTWIALCKHADIHLLEDCAQSHLASWKGKVAGSFGDWGAYSFYPTKNLGTMGDGGAIITNSEELANQARVLRNYGQSQRYHHSELGLNSRLDEMHAAILTARLGWFDFFTARRKEIAKAYFDGIKNPLVHLMAEPVDSESHVYHLFVILCDERDRLNNYLREHGVDNLIHYPIPVHHQVPCKSIRRDLKGLIHAEAHAARCLSIPCHPQMSDGEANKVIEVINEFK; encoded by the coding sequence ATGAACAATTTTCAGGCAGAACCTGCGGAGCTTATACAGCAAGAAATTGCGGCTGTCGAGAAGGTGATTAAATCTGGTTGGTACATTCTTGGGAATGAAGTCAGGAATTTTGAGTCAGCTTGGGCTAGTCGTTGTGGGATAAGCTATGCCGTTGGTGTGGGCAATGGGATGGATGCCATTGAGATAGGGCTGCGTGCCCTTAACATCGGACCTGGGGATGAAGTGATTACTACCCCAATGACTGCCTTTGCAACTGTGCTGGCGATCATTCGTGCCGGTGCAACCCCTGTTCTCGCTGATATTGATCCTATAACAGCTTTGTTAGACCCTGCAAGTGTTGAACGATGCCTTTCCTCTCATACTCGGGCAATGTTACTTGTACATCTTTATGGGCAAGTGAGAAATATGGACACATGGATTGCACTTTGTAAACACGCCGACATCCATTTGCTGGAAGACTGTGCGCAATCGCATTTGGCCTCATGGAAAGGCAAAGTTGCCGGATCTTTCGGTGACTGGGGCGCCTACAGTTTCTATCCAACCAAAAACCTGGGCACAATGGGAGATGGAGGTGCAATCATCACCAATTCTGAAGAACTAGCGAATCAGGCAAGAGTACTGCGAAATTATGGGCAATCACAACGATATCATCATTCAGAACTTGGCTTGAATAGCCGTCTGGACGAGATGCACGCTGCAATCCTGACGGCCCGCCTCGGTTGGTTTGATTTTTTCACAGCCAGACGCAAGGAGATTGCAAAAGCCTATTTCGATGGCATCAAAAATCCACTTGTTCACTTAATGGCTGAACCGGTAGATAGCGAAAGTCATGTTTATCATCTTTTTGTAATTTTATGCGACGAAAGGGACCGTCTGAATAATTACCTTCGGGAGCATGGAGTTGACAATCTCATTCATTATCCAATACCTGTTCACCATCAAGTACCGTGCAAAAGCATACGACGCGATCTGAAAGGTTTGATTCATGCTGAGGCTCATGCTGCTCGTTGTCTCTCCATTCCATGCCATCCTCAAATGAGCGATGGCGAGGCTAACAAGGTGATAGAGGTCATTAATGAATTCAAATAG
- a CDS encoding NAD-dependent epimerase/dehydratase family protein produces the protein MKDFLKFSDAKVLITGGLGFIGSSLARRLVQLNANVTLADSLIPLYGGNLFNVHDIKDQVAVNISDVRDPYAMAYLVQKQDYLFNLAGQTSHIDSMNDPQTDLNINASAQLSILEACRKNNPGIKIVFASTRQIYGKPEYLPVDEKHPIRPVDVNGINKLAGEWYHLLYNNVYKIRACALRLTNTYGPGMRVKDARQTFLGIWVKNLIEGKPIKVFGDGLQLRDFNYVSDVVDALLIAAINPKADGEVFNLGSTEYINLKNLAALLIEIFRNGIYEIVPFPSDLKAIDIGDYYSNYTKINQSLGWSPCVSLKDGLKQTIEYYIQNRTYYWE, from the coding sequence ATGAAAGATTTCCTGAAATTTTCTGATGCAAAAGTGCTCATAACTGGTGGGCTTGGTTTTATTGGCTCATCGCTTGCCCGGCGATTGGTTCAACTTAATGCAAATGTCACATTGGCAGATAGTCTCATACCTCTCTATGGTGGTAATCTTTTTAATGTTCACGATATAAAAGACCAGGTGGCAGTAAATATCAGCGATGTTAGGGATCCTTACGCCATGGCGTATCTTGTTCAGAAACAGGACTATTTATTTAACCTGGCAGGTCAAACCAGTCATATAGATTCTATGAATGATCCGCAAACCGACCTTAATATTAATGCTTCAGCCCAGTTATCCATTCTTGAAGCCTGTCGTAAAAATAATCCGGGTATAAAAATTGTTTTTGCCAGTACCCGCCAAATTTATGGTAAGCCAGAGTACCTGCCAGTAGATGAAAAACATCCAATTCGTCCTGTCGATGTGAATGGCATTAATAAACTCGCCGGCGAGTGGTATCATTTGCTCTATAACAATGTTTATAAAATCAGAGCCTGTGCTTTGCGCTTGACCAATACCTACGGCCCAGGCATGCGTGTAAAGGATGCGCGACAGACATTCCTGGGAATTTGGGTGAAAAATCTAATTGAAGGAAAACCGATTAAAGTATTTGGTGATGGATTGCAATTACGTGATTTTAATTATGTCAGCGATGTGGTGGATGCGCTCTTGATAGCGGCAATTAACCCAAAAGCAGATGGTGAGGTGTTTAATTTGGGGAGCACTGAATATATTAATCTGAAAAATTTGGCTGCCCTGCTGATCGAAATCTTTCGGAATGGGATATATGAAATTGTGCCCTTTCCTTCCGATCTCAAAGCAATCGATATTGGTGATTATTACAGTAACTACACCAAGATCAATCAATCTTTGGGATGGTCGCCGTGTGTTTCCCTTAAAGACGGGCTGAAGCAAACTATTGAGTATTACATTCAGAATAGAACTTATTACTGGGAATAA
- the tnpC gene encoding IS66 family transposase has translation MTIDNIDIEVTLQKVEKLLSEEKVLSPAMRSMVELLVVVITLLVGRLNRNSRNSSKPPSSDPNRKRESKAKGERKAGGQKGREGVTLKRVENPDKVEVIKVDQRKLPRGEYTVVGYEARQVFDMKISREVTEYRAEIVEDAEGNRFIAPFPEGITKAAQYGADLKAHAVYMSQYQLIPYKRIQEYFEEQMSMPVSEGSLYNFNQEAYEYLEIFEEKSKAELTKSEVLHVDETSINKNGDRYWLHSASNRQWTCFYPHEGRGTEAIDSIGILPQFRGILCHDHLKAYYTYPCTHALCNAHHLRELEGVWEEDNKQQWAKEMKALLEEINRATCDAGGMLGADESEKYRHRYRVILQNAEAESPPPDETNRKGKRGRVKRTKARNLLERLRKYEDDVLRFMDNKNVPFTNNLAENDIRMTKVQQKISGCFRSLEGARIFCRIRSYLSTCRKQGVNLRQALKMLFHGELPDFVRS, from the coding sequence TTGACGATAGACAATATAGACATAGAGGTAACGCTCCAAAAAGTAGAGAAGCTTCTTTCTGAAGAGAAAGTGCTGTCGCCAGCCATGAGGTCCATGGTAGAGTTATTGGTAGTAGTAATAACGCTGCTGGTTGGTCGTTTAAACCGTAACAGTCGCAACAGCAGTAAGCCTCCCTCAAGTGATCCGAATCGCAAGAGAGAAAGCAAGGCGAAGGGCGAGAGGAAGGCGGGTGGACAAAAGGGTCGTGAGGGGGTGACGCTGAAAAGGGTTGAGAACCCTGATAAGGTGGAAGTGATAAAAGTAGACCAAAGGAAGTTGCCGCGTGGGGAATATACGGTGGTGGGTTACGAAGCGCGCCAGGTGTTTGATATGAAGATTTCACGGGAGGTAACAGAGTATCGTGCAGAGATAGTTGAGGACGCGGAGGGGAACCGATTTATCGCGCCCTTTCCTGAAGGAATAACAAAGGCGGCGCAGTATGGGGCGGATTTGAAGGCGCATGCAGTATATATGTCACAGTATCAACTGATACCCTACAAGAGGATTCAGGAGTATTTTGAAGAGCAGATGTCGATGCCGGTGAGTGAAGGTTCCTTGTACAATTTTAATCAGGAAGCCTACGAATATCTGGAAATCTTTGAGGAGAAAAGCAAAGCAGAACTCACCAAGTCAGAGGTGTTGCATGTGGATGAAACGAGTATTAACAAGAACGGGGATAGATATTGGTTGCATAGCGCATCCAATAGGCAGTGGACATGTTTTTATCCTCACGAAGGGAGAGGGACAGAGGCAATAGATAGCATAGGAATATTGCCCCAATTTCGTGGGATTCTTTGTCACGACCATTTGAAGGCGTATTACACCTATCCCTGTACGCACGCGCTCTGTAATGCGCACCACCTGAGAGAATTAGAGGGTGTGTGGGAAGAGGACAATAAGCAGCAGTGGGCGAAAGAGATGAAGGCCTTGCTTGAAGAGATAAATCGTGCAACATGCGATGCCGGAGGAATGTTGGGCGCCGATGAGTCTGAAAAATATCGGCACAGGTACCGGGTGATATTGCAAAACGCAGAAGCCGAAAGCCCTCCCCCTGATGAAACAAACCGTAAGGGGAAAAGGGGGCGAGTGAAAAGGACAAAAGCCAGAAATCTTCTGGAACGATTACGAAAGTATGAGGATGATGTCCTGAGGTTTATGGACAATAAAAACGTCCCTTTTACGAATAATTTGGCTGAAAACGACATCAGGATGACAAAGGTTCAGCAGAAAATATCGGGCTGCTTTCGTTCTTTGGAGGGAGCCAGGATTTTTTGCCGCATTCGCAGCTACCTCTCAACTTGTCGAAAACAAGGGGTAAATTTGAGACAGGCATTAAAGATGCTATTTCATGGCGAATTGCCTGATTTTGTTCGCTCATAG
- a CDS encoding glycosyltransferase family 2 protein — protein MNTSVSKISVIIPVYNEKNTVMDLIKRVCLVDLPINKEIIVVDDGSTDGTRELILEIIKHQTDQNNIVKFFPHEKNMGKGAALKTGLKQVTGDIVIIQDADLEYPPEQYPALIEPILKGYADVVYGSRFLGVHRVFMFWHYFGNKILTWVTNILYNTMLSDMETGYKVFKKEALENIVIKSNRFNVEPELTAKVFKKKHLRVVETPITYYGRGYAEGKKITWRDAIPALFTLFKYRFMD, from the coding sequence ATGAACACCTCTGTTTCAAAAATATCTGTTATTATACCCGTCTATAACGAAAAAAATACCGTAATGGATTTGATAAAAAGAGTATGCCTCGTTGATCTTCCAATAAACAAAGAGATAATTGTTGTGGATGATGGTTCAACAGACGGTACAAGAGAATTAATACTTGAAATAATTAAGCATCAGACTGATCAAAATAATATTGTAAAATTTTTCCCTCACGAAAAGAATATGGGGAAAGGCGCAGCATTAAAAACTGGCTTAAAGCAAGTAACAGGAGATATTGTTATTATTCAGGATGCAGACTTAGAGTATCCACCAGAACAATACCCTGCTTTAATTGAACCCATTTTAAAAGGTTATGCAGATGTTGTTTACGGTTCAAGATTTCTGGGCGTTCATAGGGTGTTTATGTTTTGGCACTATTTTGGTAATAAAATTCTTACCTGGGTAACAAATATTCTTTATAATACTATGCTCTCTGATATGGAAACGGGATATAAGGTATTTAAAAAAGAGGCATTAGAAAATATTGTAATAAAATCTAACCGGTTTAATGTGGAACCGGAGCTAACCGCAAAAGTATTCAAAAAAAAGCATCTGCGTGTAGTAGAAACACCGATTACCTATTATGGAAGAGGGTATGCAGAGGGTAAAAAGATAACCTGGCGGGATGCCATACCTGCTCTATTCACACTATTCAAATACAGATTTATGGATTAG
- a CDS encoding glycosyl transferase, translated as MNSNRSTEHFVTLFDHNFLPLGMALHDSLMTHAQPFHLWILCMDELTEKQLQLISLSNVTLIPLKEIETKELLAVKPGRTLGEYCWTLTPFAPQAAFNRDPSVERVTYLDADIFFFDDPRILLREFDRSRKDVLITDHAYAPEYDQSHTSGRFCVQFMTFRKTQQASKVMKWWQNRCLEWCFARIEDGKFGDQKYLDYWPELFGDIVHIVQQVEKILAPWNVLFFEEKVGTKVYPVFYHFQTLRIVSSCKIRLYFGYKIGKLGLSLYDQYLKSLRKCLTVLNAHHIEVPYVEQKKEKWEMLRYLKRRITKIVRFASINYL; from the coding sequence ATGAATTCAAATAGGTCTACAGAGCACTTTGTTACTTTATTTGACCACAATTTTTTGCCTTTAGGAATGGCGCTCCATGATTCCCTGATGACTCATGCGCAACCTTTTCATTTGTGGATTTTATGCATGGACGAACTGACAGAAAAACAACTGCAGCTTATTTCCTTATCCAACGTAACACTAATTCCACTTAAAGAGATTGAAACAAAAGAGCTATTAGCCGTAAAGCCTGGAAGGACGCTGGGTGAATACTGCTGGACATTGACGCCGTTCGCACCCCAAGCCGCATTTAATAGAGATCCGAGTGTTGAGCGCGTTACGTATTTGGATGCGGACATTTTCTTTTTTGATGATCCAAGAATTTTGCTTAGGGAATTTGATCGGAGCAGAAAAGATGTTTTAATTACTGATCATGCCTATGCTCCAGAATATGATCAATCACACACAAGTGGTCGGTTTTGTGTTCAATTTATGACTTTTAGAAAGACTCAACAAGCCTCAAAGGTTATGAAGTGGTGGCAGAACCGATGCCTGGAATGGTGTTTCGCTAGGATAGAAGACGGTAAATTTGGTGATCAAAAATATCTGGATTACTGGCCTGAGTTATTTGGTGACATAGTACACATCGTTCAGCAAGTTGAAAAAATTTTAGCTCCCTGGAATGTATTATTCTTTGAGGAGAAGGTAGGCACAAAAGTATATCCTGTTTTTTATCACTTTCAAACATTAAGAATTGTTAGTTCATGTAAGATTCGACTGTACTTCGGTTACAAGATTGGTAAACTGGGGTTAAGCTTATATGACCAATATTTAAAGAGTTTACGCAAATGCCTCACTGTCCTAAATGCACATCATATAGAAGTGCCTTATGTCGAACAAAAAAAGGAAAAATGGGAAATGTTGCGTTATCTTAAAAGAAGAATAACTAAAATAGTGCGCTTTGCTTCAATTAATTACTTGTAA
- a CDS encoding TIGR04325 family methyltransferase, with the protein MSKICKKTTIGQIIREITPPVIFKIYKNKTAKYGFFGNYSDWEAAKKASAGYDSEIILKKVTDALLKVKNGEASGERDSVLFDKVQYSWPLLGGLLWIASRNNNRLTLLDFGGSLGTSYFQNKLFLSHLSELKWCIVEQEHFVQVGKKFFENDNLKFYFDFNECIIKENPQAILLSSVLQYIPYPYALLETIIKNRFEHIIIDRTPFLQRGGDRITVQKVPPEIYDASYPAWFFNLTNFLNFFSEKYQLIVDFESADKSNIRFSSFMGFIFELKNR; encoded by the coding sequence GTGTCAAAGATATGTAAAAAAACTACGATTGGCCAAATCATACGCGAAATTACTCCACCTGTTATTTTTAAAATTTACAAAAATAAAACAGCAAAATATGGTTTTTTTGGAAATTATTCTGATTGGGAAGCAGCCAAAAAGGCTTCTGCCGGATATGATTCGGAAATCATTCTCAAAAAGGTTACAGATGCTCTTTTAAAAGTCAAAAACGGTGAAGCATCTGGTGAACGGGACTCTGTCTTGTTTGATAAAGTCCAATATTCATGGCCTTTATTAGGGGGGTTGCTATGGATTGCATCGCGGAATAATAATAGGCTCACTTTATTAGATTTCGGTGGGTCTTTAGGCACATCGTATTTTCAAAATAAACTTTTTTTAAGCCATTTAAGTGAATTAAAATGGTGTATTGTGGAACAGGAACATTTTGTGCAAGTTGGGAAAAAGTTTTTTGAAAATGATAATTTAAAATTTTACTTTGATTTCAATGAATGCATCATAAAAGAGAATCCACAAGCAATACTTTTGTCAAGTGTGCTTCAATACATTCCATACCCTTATGCCTTGCTGGAAACAATTATAAAAAATAGATTTGAACATATCATTATAGACAGAACACCTTTCTTACAGAGGGGAGGGGATCGAATAACCGTGCAAAAAGTCCCTCCCGAAATATATGATGCAAGTTATCCCGCGTGGTTTTTTAATTTAACTAACTTTCTCAATTTTTTCTCAGAAAAATATCAATTAATTGTAGATTTTGAATCAGCCGATAAATCAAATATTCGATTTTCATCTTTTATGGGTTTTATTTTTGAACTGAAAAACAGATGA
- a CDS encoding flippase — MNYILTKLLPQFISIRLEGRTALQKILANTGWLFVDKILRMGVGLLVGVWVARYLGPEQFGLYNYALSFVALFSTFATLGLDGIVVRNIVRDPSCKEEILGTAFVLKLLGGVSTLILAVVAVSLLRPHENLTRWLVGITAAGMIFQAFDVIDFWFQSQVQSKYTVYAKNVAFLLITLVKIVLILVKAPLIVFAWAGLAEIVIGSVGLVIVYRINGFYVKTWIATISRSKMLVNDSWPLILSGIAIYIQARIDQVMLGEMVGDTEVGQYSAAMRLIEVFGFIPMIIYSSVLPKVSSAKVENESLYYERLLNIYRLMFLLFLVTAIPIYVFSNQIVITLFGNEYKMAGALLALFSIRLFFANFGVAKSLFITNENLFKYALFTAISGAITNIGLNYLLIPRYASRGAILATIASFFVTVFFVDFFHEKVRKNLRIMLKAMATPWEMRFR; from the coding sequence ATGAATTATATTTTAACTAAACTCCTACCACAGTTTATTAGTATCCGGTTAGAGGGTCGTACTGCCTTACAAAAGATACTCGCAAACACAGGGTGGCTCTTTGTCGATAAAATACTACGTATGGGCGTGGGGTTGCTAGTTGGGGTATGGGTTGCCCGGTATCTTGGGCCAGAGCAATTTGGTCTTTATAACTATGCACTTTCCTTTGTTGCACTATTTAGTACATTTGCCACCCTGGGGTTGGATGGGATTGTGGTTCGCAACATTGTGCGTGACCCTTCTTGCAAGGAAGAAATACTTGGAACTGCTTTTGTGCTCAAGCTCTTAGGAGGTGTATCAACACTCATATTAGCAGTGGTAGCTGTTTCCTTGTTACGTCCTCACGAGAACCTGACCCGCTGGCTGGTGGGCATCACGGCAGCAGGAATGATTTTTCAGGCATTCGATGTCATAGACTTCTGGTTTCAATCGCAGGTTCAGTCAAAATATACAGTATATGCTAAAAATGTAGCTTTTTTACTCATTACCCTAGTCAAGATTGTTTTAATCCTTGTGAAAGCACCGCTTATTGTTTTCGCCTGGGCGGGGTTGGCAGAAATCGTCATTGGATCAGTAGGACTTGTAATAGTATATCGAATCAACGGATTTTATGTAAAAACATGGATTGCTACCATTTCTCGATCGAAAATGCTGGTAAATGATAGTTGGCCGCTGATTCTATCCGGAATTGCCATTTATATTCAAGCAAGGATTGATCAGGTTATGCTTGGTGAAATGGTCGGCGATACAGAAGTAGGGCAATATTCGGCAGCAATGCGATTAATTGAAGTTTTCGGGTTTATACCAATGATAATCTACAGTTCCGTTTTACCTAAAGTATCGAGTGCAAAGGTAGAAAATGAATCACTCTATTACGAAAGACTTCTTAATATTTATCGTCTTATGTTTCTTTTGTTCTTAGTTACTGCAATTCCCATTTATGTATTTTCAAATCAAATTGTAATAACATTATTTGGTAATGAATACAAAATGGCAGGAGCGTTACTTGCTTTGTTTAGCATAAGATTATTTTTTGCAAATTTTGGAGTGGCAAAGAGCTTATTTATTACAAATGAAAATCTGTTTAAATATGCTCTTTTTACTGCCATAAGTGGGGCCATAACGAATATAGGCTTAAACTATTTGTTAATCCCAAGGTATGCATCTAGAGGTGCAATTTTGGCAACAATCGCATCTTTCTTTGTCACTGTTTTTTTTGTCGATTTTTTTCATGAGAAAGTACGAAAGAATCTTAGAATAATGCTAAAAGCAATGGCAACTCCATGGGAAATGAGGTTTAGGTAA